ATTGATGAATTGGCAGAACGTATTTTAGCATTAGGCGGAAAACCGTTAGCAACAATGAAAGAATATTTAGAAACATCAACAGTTCATGAAGGAACAAGTAAAGAAGCGGCGGAAGAAATGGTACAAGTATTAGTAAATGATTTTTCTGCTATTATTCAAGAGTTAAAAGAAGGTATGGAAGTGGCAGAACAAGCCGGAGATGAAACATCTGCTGACATGTTATTAGCAATTCATACAACATTAGAACAGCATGTTTGGATGTTGAGTGCGTTCTTAAAATAAGATATAGTAATTAAATTATGATTTACCCTCACAAAAAAACCTATTGAAAAAATCGTTCAATAGGTTTTTTTTATTTTTCAGTTTTCTCTTTATGGTATAATATAGTAAAAAGGAGGCGATGCAATGTTTCGCTTTTTCAAAAGTGGAAAAGAGGAGAGGCCAATTACAAAAGACGAGCTAGAACAAGCGATGGCAAAGTTTTTAGAGACTAATACAAATATTGTGTACACAGTATTAGTTAATGATGACTATACAGTGAATTATGACTTATTAAAGCCTTATTTACAAGCTTTTCCAACAAATAAGTTTCTTATTACAAAGGAAACGCTAGAGGTGTTTGAACATACAGATGAAAATTTAGAACTTGTAAAAGAGATTGATCTTGTACAAAAAGCAGTAGATCAATATGTAACAGAGAAAGAAACATTCCCTATTGTAGAAGACAATGAAGATCGTCTTATATGTGGCATAAAATTAGCACCATATTTAAATCGTATATTAAAAAGGGATTTATATATATCAGAGAAACATTATTTAGTTTCTAGTAAACCGGATAAAAAGAAGATTGTGTAAGTTGAAAACAACAATATATACATTGTTGTCTTTTTTTGTTTTAGAACGTTTTTTTGCCCATTGTAAGCTTTTTTATGATAAAAAAGGGAAAAGAACATCACTTGAAATGATGTTCTCTGCTTTTAATGAGAAATTCCACGTTCATAATGATTCATTTCTACTAAGTTTAAAATGTAATCGTAGTTATCGATTTCCATTTTTATTTGATTTCGTTCTTCTTCTGTTAGTCTTACACTCGTAAGCTGTCTACATAATTGCTGTTTCTTTAGTTCTAATTGTTTTTTCGTTGCATGATAGTCGTAAGTACGTTTCATGTTTATCAATCCTTTCCTTACATTCCTATCCTACACCTTTATTATATGTAGAAATAAAAGGATTGAGAGCAATACGGTTTGTATTTTTTGTGAATCTTCTGATGTGTATCTACATTACATGGGAATAATTTAAAGAATTGGAATTGTATTTAAAATCAGAAAAGTCGTTGCTTACATTTAGAATAAATATTATTATATATAAAAAAATACTAAGGAGTAGTGAAAATGAATCCATTGTTACTTGATTTTCCCTCGGAATTTTATACAGATAGATTATTTATTCGAATGCCTAAACCTGGAGACGGGGCAGCGGTCTATGAAGCAATTCAAGCATCAATACAGGAGTTAAAATCTTGGATGGCTTTTGTGCAAAAAGAACAAACGAGAGAGGAAGTAGAAGCTAGTATAAGAAGGGCACATATTCAATTTTTACAGAGAGAAGATTTAAGATTGTTAGCCTTTTTAAGGGAGACTGGTGAATTTGTTGCTTCTACTGGATTGCACCGGATTAAGTGGGAAATACCACAGTTTGAAATTGGATATTGGATTGATACACGCTTTAGTGGGAAAGGCTATATGACCGAGGCAGTAAAAGGAATTATCGATTATGCTTTTTCTGAACTGAAAGCAAACAGGTTAGAAATTCGTTGTGACCCCACAAACCGGAAAAGTAGAGCGATACCTGAAAAGCTAGGCTTTAAATTAGAAGGAATTTTAGAAAATAGTAGTGTAGCAGTAGATGGAAATGGATTAAGGGATACATGTGTGTTTGCGATGATAAAAAATAGATATGAAAAAGAAAAGTGATAGAGTCACAGAGCTTCTTTTATTTATAGGAAAATGAAATCTGCTGAACATCGTGTTGAAAAATTGGTCTAATGATTTTCATCTATCCTAAATAGGAAAAACCGAAAATAATTGCCCATAAAAATGCAAGACGAGCATTGGACAACCAAATTTCGAATCATTTCCATGAGTAATCATTCTTTTGTTTGTTCAAAATCTTATCGCCTTATGATATAGATTGTAGCATAAAAGTGGGATATAGTATGCTACTCTGTATATAAGGATTTTATATACAATATATATTTTTTCTGTATAGTATAATGTATAGAGAGATAGTTATAAGGAGATGCCAACAGATGTACGAAATAATTCCAGTAACAATTTTAACTGGTTTTCTTGGTTCCGGGAAAACGACATTGCTAAATAGAATCCTGTCAGAAGACCACGGAAAAAAATTAGCGGTTATTGTAAATGAAATAGGACAAATTGGCATTGATAATCAATTGGTTATGAATGTTGAAGAAGAAATTATGGAAATGACAAATGGTTGTTTATGTTGCACAGTTCGTGAAGATTTGCTTGTCGCATTAAAACAACTATTAGATGTAAAAGCAGAAGGGAAAATGGATTTTGATGGTTTAGTGATTGAAACAACGGGGCTTGCAAATCCAGGTCCTATTATTCAAACGTTCTTTTTAGACCCAGTCATCCAATCATCGTATAAAGTTGATGGTGTTGTGACAGTGATCGATAGTTATCATATTCATAAACATTTTGAAAAAGGACTGGAAGCAAAAGAACAAATTGCCTTTGCAGATGTTGTATTAGTGAATAAATTAGATTTAATTGGAGAAGTAGAAAAAGAAGCGCTTCTTATTGAATTACAAGGGATGAATCCAACAGCAAAATTAATCCCAACGACAAATTGTGAAGTGGATATTTCGGCTTTACTCGAAATTCAAACGTTTAAAACGCGTGATACATTAGAAATTTATCCTCATACAGAGCACCATCATTTAGAAGGGGTAAAATCATTTGTATTACGTGAAAAACAGCCCCTTGATTTACAAAAGTTAAACGAATGGATGTCAGCTGTTGTTCAGGAACTCGGGGAGTATTTATATCGTTATAAAGGAATTTTGTCTATTGATGGGGTAGATCGACGAATTGTATTCCAAGGTGTACATACTCTATTTGCTGCGTCCTATGATCGAGAATGGCAAGAAGGAGAAAAACGAATAAGCGAAGTTGTTTTCATCGGAAAAGACATTAATAAAGAGTGGTTTCAGGAACATTTTAAAGAATGTATCAAATAAGCCTGCAGATTTTTTGCAGGTTTATTTTTTTATGGAAATTATACTCGGTTGTAAGAACGAGAAATATAGGGGGAAGAAAGTAGAAATCAATAAAAAACAGCCTATTTTCATAGGCTGAATCTCTTATGTAACAGTAATTCCATCACAACACCTACAACAGGTCCGCTGTCATCGATATCACCAGTTAATCGAAAGCCGAATGATTCATATAGTTTCATTGCTACTTTATTGTCTGGATGAAGACTTAAATACACTTTTTCACATTGAAATTTTTCTTGCAAATAAGGAATGAGTAAGTGAAGAAAACGTTTGGCATATCCCTGTCCTTGGAAATGGTAATCAATCATGAAGCGATCTAGCCATACGCTATTATTTTCTTTAGAATACCAGCCATACATGGCGTACCCGACAAGCGTTTCTCCATCATATAAGCCTATTGACGTTCCGTTTCCTTCATATAATGATTCTGCTAAAGAAAACGCATTGCTTTCAATAAATTGTTGTTGCTCACTTGCTACATGTAAAGCAGCGACGGAACGCCAATTACTTGCTGTTACTTCACAAATGTGAAGATTCATAGTTCCAACTCACTTTCTGAATGATATCTTTTATAGTATGGATAATTGTACTTGTTATTTTATGTAAGTCAAGCTGTATCGACCATGAAAAGGCAGCTGAATTATCAGCTGCCTTTGAAAAAATTAATTTGTAGCTTCTTTTAAAACGTTCACGTTCTCTTCCATTAACGTAAAGTAGTCTTTATTTTTCTTTACGTCATCTTCAGATATTGTAGCAAGATGATTTAAACGCAAAATTTTTGTACCAGTCTCTTTTTGAATTACTTCAGCAACTTTTGGAGTAGAAAATGTTTCAAATAAAATATATTTTAAACCATGCTCTTTTGCTGTTTTTGTAATCGCAGCTAATTCTTTTTGCGATGGTTCCTCCGAAGATGAGATGCCAGCGATTGGAATTTGTTTTAAGCCGTAACGATGTTCCCAGTATCCATATGCTGCATGAGAAACTAAAATTTCTTTTGTTTTTGCATTGGTAACTACAGATTTAAAATGATCGTCTAAATCAGTAAATTTTGTTTGTAGGGCTGCAAAGTTCTTTTCAAATTCTTTTTTATGTTCAGGTTGTAGTTTTACAAGTGCATCTTTAATTTTTTCTGCCTGTTTCATCGCAAGAATCGGGTCTAACCAAACGTGTGGATCTTGATCATGATGATGACCATGTTCTTTATGGTCGCTTTCTTGTTCATGATGCTCATCTTCAGATGAAGCGTGCAAATCAATACCTTGGGATGCATTTACAGTTTGTACGTTTTCCTGCTTCAATGTTTTTTCCATCTTTTCCGCAAATGGTTCTAAACCAGCACCGTTATATACAAATAAGTCTGCTTTTGCAATTTGAACAGTTTGCTTTTGGCTAGGCTCATATGTATGAGAATCAGCACCTGGTGGATAAATGGTTTCGACATTTACATAATCACCACCAATTTTTTTAGTAAAATCGGCAAGTGGAAAAATAGTTGTATACACAGAAAGTTTATCACCTTTTTTTGCAACACTATTATTTTTAGTGGAACAGCCAGCAAAGATTAATGCGAAAACTAGTAGAAATGAAAATAAGGTTAATCTTTTATTCATGTAATTCTCCTCTTTTCGTTTTTTTTTACAAGATTATTCTTTCCCAATAAATGAAGAAAATCATTTATTGTTGTAAAACGGAATAATTACGTTTTAAGTTGCGAACTTAGTATAATACATTCTTAGAAAAGTTGCAATAAATAATAATGATTACGATTTGTTTTTTGTTATAAATTTGTAAAAAAGAACAGTATTAAATTTTAGGGAACGTGCATATGTGACAACATTGTTTTCATATATTGAGGGAGAGAAAGAAAAAGGGGATGAGCGATTGAGTTACACGGCATTGGCAATTTTATTTATATTGGCAGTCGTAGTACCGTTAGTTTGGGTGTTAATTTTTTTAAAGGCAGTTATTCATAATTTAGGTGATTCTACATTGGTAACAAAGTTGCCAGCGGAAGTAGAAAAAGAAAAAGAGCAGGACGTTTAAATAACTCATTGTTTCGTACTTATGATAAAATATTAAAGAGGAAACTCCTATATAGCGAAGTTTTTTATGGGTAGCAGACTCTCTCCAAAGCTTTTGTTAAAATTGTGAGGCGGGAGTCTTACTGCTTACAAATAGCTGGATAAACTAGGAGATATGCTTTCCGCTTAAGCGGAATAAAAGTAGATAAAGAGGTATAAATGTAAATGAATAAACGAACAGCATTGGTACTCGGCGCAAGCGGTTTAGTTGGACAAGAAGTAACACAGCTATTGCTTGATTCTGATTACTATGATTCGGTTACTATTTTTGTGAGAAAACCGCTGCAACTAAAGCATGAAAAATTACAACAAAAACAAGTGGATTTTTCGATCTTGGAAGAGTATAAAGAGTTTTTTGCTGTTGATGATGTATTTTGCTGCTTAGGAACAACGATTAAGAAAGCAAGAACGAAAGCTAATTTTAAAAAGGTAGACTATGAGTATACATTGCGTGCAGCTTGTTTGTCTGAAAAACAAGGCGTACAAAATTTTCTTGTTATTTCTTCTATGAGTGCAAACTCAAAGTCCGTTTTTTTCTATTTACAAGTAAAAGGGAAAATGGAAGAAGAATTGCAAAAATTAGGAATCGAAGGTATTCATATTTTTAGGCCATCGTTATTATTAGGAGAGCGAAAAGAATTTCGTTTTGGTGAAAGAATGGCAGGGAAAATCTTTGGCCTGTTACCATTCATATTTAAAGGTACGTTAAAAAAGTATAAACCCATTTCTGCCGAACAAGTTGCTAGAGGCATGTATCTTGCAGCGCTTCATGAAGAGGCAGTTATTCATATTTATAATTCAACAGAAATTACCGTAATGAAATAAATGAAACTTTCTATTAGTGGGAGCGTATTGTCCATAAAGAGAGGATAAAAAACGAGAAGAACAGAGTCTTCTCGTTTTTTATTTGGATGTATTTGCAATTTTACCAGGAGCACGGCTGTATTGGTGAGGATCTTTTAGTTCAAAGCCAAGTTCATTCGCAGCTGTTCTCGGAAAATAGGGATTGCGCAGTAATTCACGACCAACAAAAATTAAATCGGCTTCGCTATTTACTAAAATTTGTTCCGCTTGTACACCGCTTGTAATAAGACCAACTGCTCCGGTTGCGATTTGAGCATGTTCTTTTAAATGTTTCGCATATTTGACTTGGTAGCCAGGATAAACATCGATATGAGCAGGAACGACTGCACCAGAACTGCAATCAATCAGGTCTACGCCTTGCTCTTTCATCCATTTTGCAAATTGAACATAGTCATTTACTGTCAGTCCTTCAGGATGATAATCATCCGCGGAAATACGAACGAATAAAGGCCCTTCCCAAACTTCTTTTACAGCATGAATGATTTCGCGTAAAAAACGATAGCGATTTTCTGCCGTTCCTCCATATTCATCTGTTCGTTTATTGGATAGTGGAGAAAGAAATTCGTTAATGAGATAACCATGTGCACCATGTAATTCAATTACATCAAACCCAGCTTGTTTTGAGCGGATTGCTGCCTTCTGAAAGGCTGTGATTGTATCTTGAATTTGCTCCTTACTCATTGCGACTGGAACTTTCATTTTATCGTTAAAAGGGATAGCTGAAGGAGCAACTGGATCTGTATGTAGTTCGGCTTTTCGTCCAGCGTGAGCTAATTGAATAGCAGCTTTTGAATCATGTTCTTTGATAAATGATACGGTTTTCTGTAATCCTTCAATATGTTCATCATTCCAAATGCCTAAATCTTTATTTGAAATGCGTCCTTCGGCGGCAACAGCTGTTGCTTCAAGCATGACAAGTCCGACTTGGCCCATCGCTCTTGTTCCGTAATGGATGAGGTGAAAATTCGTTACCTTGCCATCTTCATTTTCAGATGAGTACATACACATTGGTGACATGACAATACGATTTTTTAATGTAACATTTTGAATCGTAAATGGTGAGAAAAGTTGCGTATTCACATTTATTCCTCCTTGCAGTCGTTTTCATCATTGTATCATTATCATCTTGATTTCCATAATAAAACGCTTATTGAAAAAGAACGGAAAGGGGTTCTTCACTGCTTAAAGTTGTAGTTTGTGTTACAATTACAAATATGAAATATACTGGGGGATAGAATATGTATCGAGCTTATTATAAAAGTGAAGTAGGATTACTTGAAGTTACAGCAAATGAAAAAGGGATTACATCTATTCTATTTGTTGAAGAACAAGGGGAAGAGAACCCAAATGTTGTTGTTGAGCAGTGTATTGCAGAATTAGATGAATATTTTAATCAGAAGAGAACAGTGTTTTCTGTTCCACTATCAGCAGAGGGAACAGCATTTCAAAAAAAGGTTTGGGAAGCTCTTTATACCATTCCATACGGAACGAGCGCTTCATATTTAGATATTGCAAAAAAAATTGGGAACCAAAAAGCTGTGCGAGCAATAGGTGGAGCGAATAGTCGAAATCCAATTTCAATCATTGTTCCTTGTCATCGTATAATTGGAAAAAGTGGAAAGCTTGTTGGTTATACAGGCGGATTATGGAGGAAAGAATGGTTATTAAAGCATGAGGGGATTTTGAAATAAAAATAGACCCTCTATGAAAAAAAGTCGTGGAGTGAACGGAGGAGAAATCTTCTATTTACTATATCTGTAAGTTAATGAATAGGGTAAAGTCATGGAAAGAGGGATCGTTTTGCAGTGTATAAATTGTGGAAATCCTTGTGCTGATAATCGGTGGAATTGTAATGATTGTCAGCGAATATTGCATAATGAATCAAACGGGGGAATTTCTCCACTTGAAACAGCTATCGAACAATTTGTTGGAGTGCATTATCCATATTATAGAAAGAAATGGGATAAAGAGGATAAAAGAATTGCAAGATGGAGTTGGAACGGCTGGGCAGCTATTTTTAATGTTGGATGGTTTGGGTATCGTAAGTATTATTTGCCAGCCTTTTTATTTGTAATTTCGTTAGTAGCATGCGATGCGTTTTCTTACTATATGGGTTTTAATGTAGCACTTCCTATTATTAATATAGCTCCGCTTACATTTTTACTCCTCATTTTAATGATGATAGGAGTGGGGCTCTTTGCAAATGGACTATATTATCGATTTGCTGAGAGAAAAATATATCGAATAAGGGCGAAAGAAATTAAAGATAAAGCAATCGAAAGTTATTTGATTCGTGATAGTGGCGGAACAAGCAAAATAGGAGCAGCAATTGTTACTGTTTTAACGGCTACTAGTATACTTTTAAGTCATTTTTTCTTTCCGACTGATCAAGATGTGATCCGAAAGGTGCGAACAAGTTCGCTTTATGAGTACCCATTCTTTACGATTGGTGAATCGTTTGACTTGTATTTTCAACAATCACAATGGGATTATTATCGGGGAACTGATGGTTTAGAGTTGGTTGAATTTCATGGATATACCCGAGATATGCCAAGAAGAAAAGTTATGATTCAGTTCGTTGTTGATTATCAATTGCATGAGATTGAACCGTATTCTCTTTCGATAAATGGACAGCCGCAAGGAGAAAAAGAATTTTTAAAAATGATGGAAGATGTATTTCAAATTCAAAATTCATTTGAGTTAGATGATGAATTGCAATGGGATGATTCGAAAAAGATACTGTAAAAAGCGTATGGGAATATTGTTTTCCGTGCGTTTTTTTTTTTTTTTTTTTTGATTATTCAAACAAATTATTTTAAAAAATCAGAATCTTTTGTATAATACAATCATACATGCTTTATTGTATACATACAGAGTGGGGGGAAGGATCGATGAAGAAAAAAGTTTCAACACTTGCTGTATTTATGTTATCAACTAGTATGTTTGTTGGAGGATGTGGAAATGGGGAGAAGGTATCAACAACAAAGAAGGAATCAAGTAAAGGAATAGCTGATAAACAAGTGCTCAACTTATTAGAAACGGCAGAAATTCCTTCGATGGATACATCGAAATCAACAGATTCTGTGTCGTTTCGGGTATTTGTAAATGCAATGGAAGGCTTATATCGATTAGATAAAGATAATAAACCGACTCCAGGTATGGCTAAAGATGTAAAGATTAGTGAAGATAAGAAGACATATACATTTGAACTACGCGATGCAAAATGGTCTAATGGAGAACCAGTTCGTGCTCAAGATTTTGTATATGCTTGGCAGCGTGCGC
The window above is part of the Bacillus cytotoxicus NVH 391-98 genome. Proteins encoded here:
- a CDS encoding Dps family protein, with the protein product MSTKTNVVEVLNKQVANWNVLYVKLHNYHWYVTGPHFFTLHEKFEEFYTEAATYIDELAERILALGGKPLATMKEYLETSTVHEGTSKEAAEEMVQVLVNDFSAIIQELKEGMEVAEQAGDETSADMLLAIHTTLEQHVWMLSAFLK
- a CDS encoding DUF3939 domain-containing protein: MFRFFKSGKEERPITKDELEQAMAKFLETNTNIVYTVLVNDDYTVNYDLLKPYLQAFPTNKFLITKETLEVFEHTDENLELVKEIDLVQKAVDQYVTEKETFPIVEDNEDRLICGIKLAPYLNRILKRDLYISEKHYLVSSKPDKKKIV
- a CDS encoding DUF3896 family protein; protein product: MKRTYDYHATKKQLELKKQQLCRQLTSVRLTEEERNQIKMEIDNYDYILNLVEMNHYERGISH
- a CDS encoding GNAT family N-acetyltransferase — translated: MNPLLLDFPSEFYTDRLFIRMPKPGDGAAVYEAIQASIQELKSWMAFVQKEQTREEVEASIRRAHIQFLQREDLRLLAFLRETGEFVASTGLHRIKWEIPQFEIGYWIDTRFSGKGYMTEAVKGIIDYAFSELKANRLEIRCDPTNRKSRAIPEKLGFKLEGILENSSVAVDGNGLRDTCVFAMIKNRYEKEK
- a CDS encoding CobW family GTP-binding protein: MIPVTILTGFLGSGKTTLLNRILSEDHGKKLAVIVNEIGQIGIDNQLVMNVEEEIMEMTNGCLCCTVREDLLVALKQLLDVKAEGKMDFDGLVIETTGLANPGPIIQTFFLDPVIQSSYKVDGVVTVIDSYHIHKHFEKGLEAKEQIAFADVVLVNKLDLIGEVEKEALLIELQGMNPTAKLIPTTNCEVDISALLEIQTFKTRDTLEIYPHTEHHHLEGVKSFVLREKQPLDLQKLNEWMSAVVQELGEYLYRYKGILSIDGVDRRIVFQGVHTLFAASYDREWQEGEKRISEVVFIGKDINKEWFQEHFKECIK
- a CDS encoding GNAT family N-acetyltransferase, giving the protein MNLHICEVTASNWRSVAALHVASEQQQFIESNAFSLAESLYEGNGTSIGLYDGETLVGYAMYGWYSKENNSVWLDRFMIDYHFQGQGYAKRFLHLLIPYLQEKFQCEKVYLSLHPDNKVAMKLYESFGFRLTGDIDDSGPVVGVVMELLLHKRFSL
- a CDS encoding metal ABC transporter substrate-binding protein — encoded protein: MNKRLTLFSFLLVFALIFAGCSTKNNSVAKKGDKLSVYTTIFPLADFTKKIGGDYVNVETIYPPGADSHTYEPSQKQTVQIAKADLFVYNGAGLEPFAEKMEKTLKQENVQTVNASQGIDLHASSEDEHHEQESDHKEHGHHHDQDPHVWLDPILAMKQAEKIKDALVKLQPEHKKEFEKNFAALQTKFTDLDDHFKSVVTNAKTKEILVSHAAYGYWEHRYGLKQIPIAGISSSEEPSQKELAAITKTAKEHGLKYILFETFSTPKVAEVIQKETGTKILRLNHLATISEDDVKKNKDYFTLMEENVNVLKEATN
- a CDS encoding oxidoreductase, translating into MNKRTALVLGASGLVGQEVTQLLLDSDYYDSVTIFVRKPLQLKHEKLQQKQVDFSILEEYKEFFAVDDVFCCLGTTIKKARTKANFKKVDYEYTLRAACLSEKQGVQNFLVISSMSANSKSVFFYLQVKGKMEEELQKLGIEGIHIFRPSLLLGERKEFRFGERMAGKIFGLLPFIFKGTLKKYKPISAEQVARGMYLAALHEEAVIHIYNSTEITVMK
- the namA gene encoding NADPH dehydrogenase NamA codes for the protein MNTQLFSPFTIQNVTLKNRIVMSPMCMYSSENEDGKVTNFHLIHYGTRAMGQVGLVMLEATAVAAEGRISNKDLGIWNDEHIEGLQKTVSFIKEHDSKAAIQLAHAGRKAELHTDPVAPSAIPFNDKMKVPVAMSKEQIQDTITAFQKAAIRSKQAGFDVIELHGAHGYLINEFLSPLSNKRTDEYGGTAENRYRFLREIIHAVKEVWEGPLFVRISADDYHPEGLTVNDYVQFAKWMKEQGVDLIDCSSGAVVPAHIDVYPGYQVKYAKHLKEHAQIATGAVGLITSGVQAEQILVNSEADLIFVGRELLRNPYFPRTAANELGFELKDPHQYSRAPGKIANTSK
- a CDS encoding methylated-DNA--[protein]-cysteine S-methyltransferase encodes the protein MYRAYYKSEVGLLEVTANEKGITSILFVEEQGEENPNVVVEQCIAELDEYFNQKRTVFSVPLSAEGTAFQKKVWEALYTIPYGTSASYLDIAKKIGNQKAVRAIGGANSRNPISIIVPCHRIIGKSGKLVGYTGGLWRKEWLLKHEGILK
- a CDS encoding DUF2628 domain-containing protein gives rise to the protein MERGIVLQCINCGNPCADNRWNCNDCQRILHNESNGGISPLETAIEQFVGVHYPYYRKKWDKEDKRIARWSWNGWAAIFNVGWFGYRKYYLPAFLFVISLVACDAFSYYMGFNVALPIINIAPLTFLLLILMMIGVGLFANGLYYRFAERKIYRIRAKEIKDKAIESYLIRDSGGTSKIGAAIVTVLTATSILLSHFFFPTDQDVIRKVRTSSLYEYPFFTIGESFDLYFQQSQWDYYRGTDGLELVEFHGYTRDMPRRKVMIQFVVDYQLHEIEPYSLSINGQPQGEKEFLKMMEDVFQIQNSFELDDELQWDDSKKIL